From Dendropsophus ebraccatus isolate aDenEbr1 chromosome 2, aDenEbr1.pat, whole genome shotgun sequence, a single genomic window includes:
- the MRPL53 gene encoding large ribosomal subunit protein mL53 isoform X1: MAAAKGIEVVLKSVKNISVRMCPFRHNVQSTREFLEAINTKKIRTTNTNCEIKVDVRHDNSEPVVDILFGDGERLVFKSENITAKEMLLKLSTVCSAKDQQARDSAKK, from the exons ATGGCGGCGGCCAAGGGCATAGAAGTGGTGCTGAAGTCAGTGAAGAACATCAGTGTCCGCATGTGTCCCTTCCGGCACAATGTGCAGTCCACCAG GGAGTTTTTGGAAGCCATCAACACCAAAAAAATCCGCACCACCAATACAAACTGTGAAATCAAGGTGGATGTGAGACACGACAATTCGGAGCCCGTAGTGGACATTCTGTTTG GTGACGGTGAACGGCTGGTGTTTAAGTCAGAGAACATAACCGCTAAAGAGATGTTATTAAAACTGAGCACCGTCTGCTCTGCTAAAGACCAACAAGCCAGAGACAGCGCAAAGAAATAG
- the MRPL53 gene encoding large ribosomal subunit protein mL53 isoform X2, whose amino-acid sequence MWSWEQCTQVGKVSNNQEFLEAINTKKIRTTNTNCEIKVDVRHDNSEPVVDILFGDGERLVFKSENITAKEMLLKLSTVCSAKDQQARDSAKK is encoded by the exons ATGTGGAGCTGGGAGCAGTGTAcgcaagtgggaaaggtgtcaaataATCA GGAGTTTTTGGAAGCCATCAACACCAAAAAAATCCGCACCACCAATACAAACTGTGAAATCAAGGTGGATGTGAGACACGACAATTCGGAGCCCGTAGTGGACATTCTGTTTG GTGACGGTGAACGGCTGGTGTTTAAGTCAGAGAACATAACCGCTAAAGAGATGTTATTAAAACTGAGCACCGTCTGCTCTGCTAAAGACCAACAAGCCAGAGACAGCGCAAAGAAATAG